A single Montipora foliosa isolate CH-2021 chromosome 7, ASM3666993v2, whole genome shotgun sequence DNA region contains:
- the LOC138011268 gene encoding orexin/Hypocretin receptor type 1-like isoform X1, whose protein sequence is MNSTNGNAPIDPDALPMTVLYCITIVVALAGNLLLLFIVTRRPETRTITSYLFVNMAAADLLVTLIVMPMAMVVPYTEMSWVSGLVGNITCKGVYYAFHVTIAASVLSLMLMALDRYLAVCYPLRRYATFRRANVLTFVTWLTSMVVMIPAGVLWKVKQFPPEGVYYCLPAFADTFGDFNKGVRIFYIYLFILVFLIPLTIISVLYGMVCRELWRRKLPGVISSETEGRHVIMKRKVVRTLIIVTVAFALCWLPTQTFHLFVAFNIELYRELPRTVAFICIWCGHANSAINAWLYMMLTDKFRTALQDILRGKKSGIRTRSFRNQSSTKYTTVRESTSIRRHAQNHQDKGEELVKEPVEETAM, encoded by the coding sequence GAAACGCTCCCATCGATCCCGACGCTCTACCTATGACCGTTCTGTATTGCATAACAATAGTCGTAGCTCTGGCGGGAAATCTCCTTCTTCTCTTTATCGTAACAAGGCGGCCCGAAACAAGAACGATAACAAGTTACTTGTTCGTTAATATGGCAGCCGCTGACCTGTTGGTGACGTTGATAGTCATGCCAATGGCGATGGTAGTGCCATATACAGAGATGAGCTGGGTGTCCGGTCTTGTGGGTAATATCACATGCAAAGGTGTGTATTATGCTTTTCACGTCACCATAGCAGCCTCAGTCTTAAGTCTGATGCTAATGGCACTGGACCGCTACTTAGCAGTGTGTTACCCTTTACGGCGTTACGCGACGTTTCGACGCGCCAACGTGCTGACATTCGTGACGTGGCTAACTTCGATGGTGGTTATGATTCCGGCGGGTGTGCTGTGGAAGGTAAAGCAGTTTCCTCCAGAAGGAGTGTACTACTGTCTACCTGCTTTTGCGGATACTTTTGGGGATTTCAACAAAGGCGTAAGAATCTTCTACATCTACCTATTCATCCTTGTCTTTTTGATCCCACTGACGATTATATCAGTTTTGTACGGCATGGTCTGTCGGGAATTGTGGCGCCGAAAACTACCTGGAGTGATTTCAAGCGAAACGGAAGGACGCCATGTAATTATGAAGCGAAAGGTTGTGCGCACGCTCATTATAGTCACCGTCGCTTTTGCACTTTGTTGGCTTCCAACTCAGACTTTTCAtctttttgttgcatttaaCATTGAGCTGTACCGAGAGCTCCCGCGAACCGTGGCTTTTATTTGTATTTGGTGCGGACATGCCAATAGCGCTATCAACGCATGGTTGTACATGATGCTCACGGATAAATTTCGGACTGCTTTGCAAGATATATTACGTGGAAAAAAGTCAGGGATCCGTACCCGGTCGTTCAGAAACCAGTCCAGTACGAAGTACACAACGGTCCGAGAAAGCACCTCGATTAGACGACACGCCCAGAATCATCAAGATAAAGGAGAGGAATTGGTAAAGGAACCAGTCGAAGAGACTGCAATGTAA
- the LOC138011268 gene encoding orexin/Hypocretin receptor type 1-like isoform X2, whose amino-acid sequence MNFTGNAPIDPDALPMTVLYCITIVVALAGNLLLLFIVTRRPETRTITSYLFVNMAAADLLVTLIVMPMAMVVPYTEMSWVSGLVGNITCKGVYYAFHVTIAASVLSLMLMALDRYLAVCYPLRRYATFRRANVLTFVTWLTSMVVMIPAGVLWKVKQFPPEGVYYCLPAFADTFGDFNKGVRIFYIYLFILVFLIPLTIISVLYGMVCRELWRRKLPGVISSETEGRHVIMKRKVVRTLIIVTVAFALCWLPTQTFHLFVAFNIELYRELPRTVAFICIWCGHANSAINAWLYMMLTDKFRTALQDILRGKKSGIRTRSFRNQSSTKYTTVRESTSIRRHAQNHQDKGEELVKEPVEETAM is encoded by the exons ATGAATTTCACCG GAAACGCTCCCATCGATCCCGACGCTCTACCTATGACCGTTCTGTATTGCATAACAATAGTCGTAGCTCTGGCGGGAAATCTCCTTCTTCTCTTTATCGTAACAAGGCGGCCCGAAACAAGAACGATAACAAGTTACTTGTTCGTTAATATGGCAGCCGCTGACCTGTTGGTGACGTTGATAGTCATGCCAATGGCGATGGTAGTGCCATATACAGAGATGAGCTGGGTGTCCGGTCTTGTGGGTAATATCACATGCAAAGGTGTGTATTATGCTTTTCACGTCACCATAGCAGCCTCAGTCTTAAGTCTGATGCTAATGGCACTGGACCGCTACTTAGCAGTGTGTTACCCTTTACGGCGTTACGCGACGTTTCGACGCGCCAACGTGCTGACATTCGTGACGTGGCTAACTTCGATGGTGGTTATGATTCCGGCGGGTGTGCTGTGGAAGGTAAAGCAGTTTCCTCCAGAAGGAGTGTACTACTGTCTACCTGCTTTTGCGGATACTTTTGGGGATTTCAACAAAGGCGTAAGAATCTTCTACATCTACCTATTCATCCTTGTCTTTTTGATCCCACTGACGATTATATCAGTTTTGTACGGCATGGTCTGTCGGGAATTGTGGCGCCGAAAACTACCTGGAGTGATTTCAAGCGAAACGGAAGGACGCCATGTAATTATGAAGCGAAAGGTTGTGCGCACGCTCATTATAGTCACCGTCGCTTTTGCACTTTGTTGGCTTCCAACTCAGACTTTTCAtctttttgttgcatttaaCATTGAGCTGTACCGAGAGCTCCCGCGAACCGTGGCTTTTATTTGTATTTGGTGCGGACATGCCAATAGCGCTATCAACGCATGGTTGTACATGATGCTCACGGATAAATTTCGGACTGCTTTGCAAGATATATTACGTGGAAAAAAGTCAGGGATCCGTACCCGGTCGTTCAGAAACCAGTCCAGTACGAAGTACACAACGGTCCGAGAAAGCACCTCGATTAGACGACACGCCCAGAATCATCAAGATAAAGGAGAGGAATTGGTAAAGGAACCAGTCGAAGAGACTGCAATGTAA